One segment of Aquimarina sp. BL5 DNA contains the following:
- the tuf gene encoding elongation factor Tu — protein sequence MAKETFDRSKPHLNIGTIGHVDHGKTTLTAAITKVLADAGLSEARDFDTIDNAPEEKERGITINTSHVEYQTANRHYAHVDCPGHADYVKNMVTGAAQMDGAILVVAATDGPMPQTREHILLGRQVGIPRIVVFLNKVDMVDDEELLELVEMEVRDLLSFYEYDGDNGPVISGSALGALNGEQKWVDTVLELMKEVDAWIEEPLREIDKDFLMPIEDVFSITGRGTVATGRIETGIANTGDPVEIIGMGAEKLTSTITGIEMFRQILDRGEAGDNAGILLRGIEKTQISRGMVITKPGSVTPHSKFKAEVYILKKEEGGRHTPFHNNYRPQFYVRTTDVTGNIALPDGVEMVMPGDNLTITVELIQPIAMNVGLRFAIREGGRTVGAGQVTEILD from the coding sequence ATGGCAAAGGAAACTTTTGATCGTTCCAAACCGCACTTAAATATTGGTACTATTGGACACGTTGATCACGGTAAAACAACTTTAACGGCTGCGATTACTAAGGTATTGGCAGATGCAGGTCTTTCTGAGGCTAGAGATTTCGATACTATCGATAACGCTCCAGAAGAAAAAGAAAGAGGTATTACTATTAATACTTCTCACGTAGAATATCAAACTGCAAACCGTCACTATGCACACGTTGACTGTCCAGGTCACGCCGATTATGTAAAGAACATGGTAACTGGTGCGGCTCAGATGGATGGAGCGATTTTAGTGGTTGCTGCAACAGATGGACCTATGCCACAAACGCGTGAGCACATCTTATTAGGACGTCAGGTTGGTATTCCAAGAATCGTTGTATTCCTTAATAAAGTGGATATGGTTGACGATGAAGAGCTATTAGAATTAGTAGAGATGGAAGTTAGAGATCTTCTTTCTTTCTATGAGTATGATGGTGATAATGGACCTGTAATTTCTGGTTCTGCACTTGGTGCTTTAAATGGAGAGCAAAAATGGGTTGATACCGTTTTAGAATTAATGAAAGAAGTAGATGCTTGGATCGAAGAGCCATTACGTGAAATCGACAAGGATTTCTTAATGCCTATCGAAGATGTATTCTCTATTACTGGTCGTGGTACTGTTGCAACTGGACGTATCGAAACTGGTATCGCTAACACTGGAGATCCTGTAGAGATCATCGGTATGGGAGCTGAGAAATTAACTTCTACTATTACTGGTATTGAGATGTTCCGTCAAATATTAGACAGAGGAGAAGCTGGAGATAACGCTGGTATCTTATTAAGAGGTATAGAGAAAACTCAGATTTCTCGTGGTATGGTAATTACTAAGCCAGGATCTGTAACTCCACACTCTAAATTCAAAGCTGAGGTTTATATCCTTAAGAAAGAAGAAGGTGGACGTCATACTCCATTCCATAATAACTACCGTCCTCAGTTCTACGTTCGTACAACTGACGTAACAGGAAACATTGCGCTTCCTGATGGAGTTGAAATGGTAATGCCTGGAGATAACTTAACAATTACTGTTGAGCTTATTCAGCCAATTGCAATGAATGTAGGTCTTCGTTTTGCGATCCGTGAAGGTGGTAGAACAGTAGGTGCTGGACAGGTTACTGAAATTTTAGACTAA
- the hpf gene encoding ribosome hibernation-promoting factor, HPF/YfiA family — protein MKVNLQSVNFNVDQKLVDFTQTKLDKLENHFSRIIHADVFLKVMNTSGKENKITEILLSVPGDEFIIKKINKSFEEGVDECVSSLERQLRKRKEKLNAHV, from the coding sequence ATGAAAGTGAACTTGCAATCCGTAAATTTTAATGTAGATCAGAAATTGGTAGATTTTACACAGACGAAATTGGATAAGTTAGAAAATCATTTTAGTCGTATTATTCATGCCGATGTTTTTTTGAAAGTTATGAATACAAGTGGTAAAGAAAATAAAATTACTGAAATTTTATTGAGTGTTCCTGGAGATGAGTTTATAATTAAAAAAATAAACAAAAGCTTTGAAGAGGGTGTGGATGAGTGTGTTAGTTCGTTAGAAAGACAATTGCGAAAACGGAAGGAAAAATTAAATGCACATGTTTGA